In Microbacterium cremeum, a genomic segment contains:
- a CDS encoding hemolysin family protein produces the protein MTAALLLVAAALLLAFGALMVAIDAALGVTSRADLAELGAGGRNTVSLQRIAADPEAHANAVLFIRVLAETSAAVLVTVAFVDLFDSIWWAMLAAAILMTGVSYVVVGASPRTVGRLYSKALLRGSAPVIRGVRILLGPLAHGLVALGTRITPGATRGASFASEEQLLSIIDEAAENELIEQDDRELIHSVFDFTDTFVRAVMVPRTDMVTMDASASTRDAMATFLDKGVSRVPVVDDDADDVVGVLYLKDLVQFAFRDESGWRDAPITRIARPAVFVPESMKAETLLQQMKREAVHVCLVIDEYGGVSGLVTLEDLIEELVGDISDEYDPRGDEVTELEPGHYRVSARLGLDAVGDLFGLELEDEDVDSIGGLLGKALGRVPQPGATAEYAGLVLTGGASRGRGRGISTVFVERGASPPEPRRGPRTGEIRTVGTRTGETRVPKKEDTP, from the coding sequence ATGACCGCTGCCCTCCTGCTCGTCGCGGCGGCGCTGCTGCTCGCGTTCGGCGCCCTGATGGTCGCCATCGACGCCGCTCTGGGCGTGACGTCGCGCGCCGACCTCGCCGAGCTCGGCGCCGGCGGCCGCAACACCGTCTCGCTGCAGCGCATCGCCGCCGACCCCGAAGCGCATGCCAACGCGGTCCTGTTCATCCGCGTGCTGGCCGAGACCTCGGCGGCGGTCCTCGTGACCGTGGCGTTCGTGGACCTGTTCGACAGCATCTGGTGGGCGATGCTCGCGGCGGCGATCCTCATGACCGGTGTCTCGTACGTCGTCGTGGGCGCGAGCCCGCGGACGGTCGGACGCCTCTATTCGAAGGCTCTCCTTCGCGGGTCGGCCCCCGTCATCCGCGGCGTGCGCATCCTGCTCGGACCCCTCGCCCACGGGCTCGTCGCCCTCGGCACGCGCATCACTCCCGGCGCGACGCGGGGTGCATCATTCGCGTCCGAGGAGCAGCTGCTGAGCATCATCGACGAGGCGGCCGAGAACGAGCTCATCGAGCAGGACGACCGGGAGCTCATCCACTCGGTGTTCGATTTCACCGACACGTTCGTGCGCGCCGTCATGGTGCCGCGCACCGACATGGTGACGATGGATGCCTCGGCCTCGACCCGCGATGCCATGGCGACGTTCCTCGACAAGGGCGTGTCGCGCGTGCCGGTCGTCGACGACGACGCCGACGACGTGGTCGGCGTGCTGTACCTCAAGGATCTCGTGCAGTTCGCGTTCCGTGACGAGTCGGGCTGGCGCGACGCGCCGATCACGAGGATCGCGCGCCCTGCCGTGTTCGTGCCGGAGTCCATGAAGGCCGAGACGCTCCTGCAGCAGATGAAGCGGGAGGCCGTCCACGTGTGCCTCGTCATCGACGAGTACGGCGGAGTGTCGGGCCTGGTGACGCTCGAGGATCTCATCGAGGAGCTCGTCGGAGACATCTCGGACGAATACGACCCGCGTGGCGACGAGGTGACCGAGCTGGAGCCCGGGCACTACCGCGTGAGCGCGCGACTCGGACTCGACGCGGTGGGCGATCTGTTCGGCCTCGAGCTGGAGGACGAGGATGTCGACTCGATCGGCGGCCTCCTCGGCAAGGCGCTCGGGCGCGTGCCGCAGCCCGGCGCCACCGCCGAGTACGCCGGTCTCGTACTCACCGGCGGCGCGTCCCGCGGTCGCGGCCGCGGCATCTCGACGGTGTTCGTCGAGCGCGGTGCCTCGCCGCCGGAGCCCCGTCGCGGGCCGCGGACGGGCGAGATCCGCACGGTGGGGACGCGCACCGGTGAGACCCGCGTCCCGAAGAAGGAGGACACCCCATGA
- the era gene encoding GTPase Era, producing the protein MTEPVTEAAEGRSGFVTFVGRPNVGKSTLTNALVGEKVAITSDKPQTTRRAIRGILNRPGGQLVIVDTPGLHKPRTLLGQRLNDLVEQVLGDVDVIGFCVPATEKVGPGDRRIAESLDGYARAKKVAIVTKTDAATREQITERLIEVDQLREDWAAVIPLSALTRDQLDVLSDELLSLMPQGPALYPDGIVTDESTEDRIAEIIREAALDGVRDELPHSIAVVVQDIAPREDSDLTDVYADVVVERDSQKAIIIGHKGSRLRDVGARARAGIEPLLGRRVFLSLHVRVAKEWQRDPKQLGRLGF; encoded by the coding sequence ATGACCGAGCCCGTCACCGAGGCTGCCGAGGGGCGGTCCGGATTCGTCACGTTCGTCGGCCGGCCCAACGTCGGCAAGTCCACGCTCACCAACGCCCTCGTCGGCGAGAAGGTCGCGATCACGAGCGACAAGCCGCAGACGACGCGGCGCGCGATCCGGGGCATCCTGAATCGTCCCGGCGGGCAGCTGGTGATCGTCGACACGCCTGGACTCCACAAGCCGCGCACGCTCCTCGGGCAGCGGCTCAACGACCTGGTCGAGCAGGTGCTCGGCGATGTGGATGTCATCGGGTTCTGCGTGCCCGCCACCGAGAAGGTCGGCCCGGGCGACCGCCGCATCGCGGAGTCGCTCGACGGCTACGCGCGTGCGAAGAAGGTCGCCATCGTGACCAAGACGGATGCCGCCACCCGCGAGCAGATCACCGAGCGCCTCATCGAGGTCGACCAGCTCCGCGAGGACTGGGCCGCCGTCATCCCGCTGTCGGCGCTGACCCGCGACCAGCTGGACGTGCTGAGCGATGAGCTGCTGTCGCTGATGCCCCAGGGTCCCGCGCTCTACCCGGACGGCATCGTCACCGACGAGTCGACGGAGGACCGCATCGCCGAGATCATCCGCGAGGCCGCACTCGACGGCGTCCGCGACGAGCTTCCGCACTCGATCGCCGTCGTCGTGCAGGACATCGCGCCGCGCGAGGACTCGGATCTCACCGACGTCTACGCCGATGTGGTGGTCGAGCGCGACAGCCAGAAGGCGATCATCATCGGGCACAAGGGGTCGCGTCTTCGCGATGTCGGAGCGCGTGCCCGTGCGGGCATCGAGCCTCTGCTCGGTCGGCGGGTGTTCCTCTCGCTGCACGTGCGCGTCGCCAAGGAATGGCAGCGCGACCCCAAGCAGCTGGGGCGCCTCGGATTCTGA
- the leuA gene encoding 2-isopropylmalate synthase: MKNTQQPSGMPIHKYRPFHEQISVNLPDRTWPDNRITTAPRWCAVDLRDGNQALIDPMSPERKRVMFDLLVSMGYKEIEVGFPSASQTDFDFVRQLIEDDLIPDDVTIQVLTQARAHLIERTFESIAGAKRAIVHLYNSTSVLQREVVFRTDKQGIIDIALEGARLCREFEKRVPGTEVFYEYSPESYTGTELEFAVDVCNQVLDVFEPTPDRKVIINLPATVEMATPNVYADSIEWMSRHLNHRENVILSLHPHNDRGTAIAAAELGYLAGADRIEGCLFGNGERTGNVDLVALGINLLTQGIDPQIDFSDVDQVKRTVEYCNQLPVHERSPWAGDLVFTAFSGSHQDAIKKGFEAMAARAAEAGVTVDDIEWGVPYLPIDPKDLGRSYEAVIRVNSQSGKGGVAYLLKTDHALDLPRRLQIEFSGVVQAKTDAEGGEVTSDQIWAIFTDEYLPSVVSGDRWGRFELLATSTRSDMSGDVALDVTLRDGDEQYEASGHGNGPVAAFLEVVRAQGFDVTLYDYVEHALSAGGDAQAAAYVELQVDGERLWGVGIDGDISTASLKAIVSGVNRAIRTRERSGALAGV; encoded by the coding sequence ATGAAGAACACCCAGCAGCCGTCCGGCATGCCGATCCACAAGTATCGGCCGTTCCACGAGCAGATCTCGGTGAATCTGCCCGATCGCACCTGGCCCGACAACCGCATCACGACCGCACCCCGATGGTGTGCAGTCGACCTGCGCGACGGCAACCAGGCGCTCATCGACCCGATGAGTCCCGAGCGCAAGCGCGTCATGTTCGATTTGCTCGTGAGCATGGGCTACAAGGAGATCGAGGTCGGCTTCCCGTCGGCGAGTCAGACCGACTTCGACTTCGTCCGGCAGCTGATCGAAGACGACCTCATCCCCGACGACGTCACGATCCAGGTGCTGACACAGGCCCGCGCACACCTCATCGAGCGCACGTTCGAGTCGATCGCGGGCGCCAAGCGCGCGATCGTCCACCTGTACAACTCCACGAGCGTGCTGCAGCGGGAGGTCGTGTTCCGGACCGACAAGCAGGGCATCATCGACATCGCCCTCGAGGGAGCGCGGCTGTGCCGTGAGTTCGAGAAGCGCGTCCCCGGCACCGAGGTGTTCTACGAGTACTCGCCGGAGAGCTACACCGGCACCGAGCTCGAGTTCGCGGTCGACGTGTGCAACCAGGTGCTCGACGTGTTCGAACCCACTCCCGACCGGAAGGTCATCATCAACCTGCCGGCCACGGTCGAGATGGCGACGCCGAACGTCTACGCCGATTCCATCGAGTGGATGAGCCGTCACCTGAACCATCGCGAGAACGTGATCCTCTCGCTGCACCCGCACAACGACCGCGGAACCGCGATCGCGGCGGCCGAACTCGGCTACCTGGCGGGCGCCGACCGCATCGAAGGATGCCTCTTCGGCAACGGCGAGCGCACCGGCAACGTCGACCTGGTGGCGCTCGGCATCAACCTGCTGACGCAGGGCATCGACCCGCAGATCGACTTCAGCGACGTCGACCAGGTGAAGCGGACGGTCGAGTACTGCAACCAGCTTCCGGTTCACGAGCGCAGCCCGTGGGCGGGCGATCTCGTCTTCACGGCATTCAGCGGCTCGCACCAGGACGCCATCAAGAAGGGCTTCGAGGCGATGGCGGCGCGCGCCGCCGAGGCGGGCGTGACGGTCGACGACATCGAGTGGGGCGTGCCCTACCTGCCGATCGACCCGAAAGACCTCGGACGCTCGTACGAGGCGGTCATCCGCGTCAACTCGCAGTCCGGCAAGGGCGGTGTCGCCTACCTGCTCAAGACCGACCACGCGCTCGACCTGCCCCGCAGGCTCCAGATCGAGTTCTCGGGCGTCGTGCAGGCGAAGACGGATGCCGAGGGCGGCGAGGTGACCAGCGACCAGATCTGGGCGATCTTCACCGACGAGTACCTGCCGTCTGTGGTCTCGGGCGACCGCTGGGGCCGTTTCGAGCTGCTCGCCACGAGCACCCGCAGCGACATGTCGGGCGACGTCGCGTTGGACGTCACGCTGCGTGACGGCGACGAGCAATACGAGGCATCCGGCCACGGCAACGGTCCGGTCGCGGCGTTCCTCGAAGTCGTCCGCGCGCAGGGCTTCGATGTGACGCTCTACGACTACGTCGAGCACGCGCTGAGCGCGGGCGGCGACGCGCAGGCCGCCGCCTACGTCGAGCTGCAGGTCGATGGCGAGCGGCTGTGGGGCGTCGGCATCGACGGCGATATCTCGACCGCGTCGCTGAAGGCGATCGTTTCGGGCGTGAACCGCGCGATCCGCACGCGGGAGCGCTCCGGGGCCCTCGCCGGAGTCTGA
- a CDS encoding trimeric intracellular cation channel family protein, producing the protein MNEQTFVIPLWADLIAVGLGGIQGALFASGFRGQRRLDLLGVAIIGIVVGMGGGLIRDLLLNVTPTTLQSNWYLLTATGAALFGMLLAGVFQRLNAVIVGLDALVIGLFGAFGTSKALVLGMPLVPAVFVGVCSAVGGAILRDMIMGLPVAIMHVGSLYAVAAGVGCLVLATAHELGADVVVAAAIGIAVTAVIRLLAVIFDISLPEQRALYRRKVAVETSTIPIVKS; encoded by the coding sequence GTGAACGAGCAGACCTTCGTGATCCCGCTGTGGGCGGATCTGATCGCCGTCGGGCTCGGCGGCATCCAGGGCGCCCTCTTCGCGTCCGGCTTCCGCGGTCAGCGGCGCCTCGACCTCCTCGGGGTCGCCATCATCGGGATCGTCGTCGGCATGGGCGGCGGACTCATCCGCGACCTGCTGCTGAACGTCACGCCGACGACCTTGCAGAGCAACTGGTATCTGCTCACCGCGACGGGCGCTGCCCTGTTCGGGATGCTGCTGGCCGGCGTGTTCCAGCGGCTCAACGCCGTCATCGTCGGCCTCGACGCACTCGTCATCGGGCTCTTCGGCGCCTTCGGCACCAGCAAGGCTCTCGTGCTCGGGATGCCCCTGGTGCCGGCCGTCTTCGTCGGCGTCTGCTCCGCCGTCGGCGGCGCGATCCTGCGCGACATGATCATGGGGCTGCCCGTCGCGATCATGCACGTCGGCTCGCTCTACGCCGTCGCCGCCGGCGTCGGCTGCCTCGTGCTCGCGACCGCGCACGAGCTCGGCGCGGATGTCGTCGTGGCCGCCGCCATCGGGATCGCGGTGACCGCCGTCATCCGTCTGCTCGCGGTCATCTTCGACATCTCGCTGCCCGAGCAGCGCGCGCTGTACCGCCGCAAGGTCGCCGTCGAGACATCGACGATCCCGATCGTCAAGTCCTGA
- a CDS encoding MarR family winged helix-turn-helix transcriptional regulator, giving the protein MSGTHILDRLLAISQLLEADQATELDRRGLTTARTHLLWVLYHGGPATQIQLAEAIGVTPRNVTALVDALDATGFARREPHPTDRRAVLVHLTERGLSIMETMDAEHTALGSDLVAGLDADTVATVARALEHIQGRLAELIADHAAREDERAALG; this is encoded by the coding sequence ATGTCGGGCACGCACATTCTCGATCGGCTCCTCGCGATCTCACAGCTGCTGGAAGCAGACCAGGCGACCGAGCTCGACCGCCGAGGGCTGACGACGGCCCGCACGCACCTGCTCTGGGTGCTGTACCACGGCGGACCGGCCACGCAGATCCAGCTGGCTGAGGCGATCGGCGTCACGCCGCGCAACGTCACCGCGCTCGTCGACGCACTCGACGCCACCGGGTTCGCGCGCCGCGAGCCGCATCCGACCGACCGCCGCGCGGTGCTCGTGCACCTCACCGAACGTGGGCTGTCGATCATGGAGACGATGGATGCCGAGCACACCGCGCTCGGCAGCGATCTGGTCGCGGGTCTCGACGCCGACACCGTCGCCACGGTGGCGCGCGCCCTCGAGCACATCCAGGGCCGGCTCGCCGAGCTGATCGCCGACCATGCGGCCCGCGAGGACGAGCGGGCGGCCCTCGGATGA
- the recO gene encoding DNA repair protein RecO — translation MPTYRDEVVVLRTHKLGEADRIVTMLSRRHGKLRAVAKGVRRTSSRFGARLEPFMVADVQLYRGRSLDIVQQAESLGSYGADIAVHYDRYTAAHAMVEAADRLNEAEATPQQYLLLVGGLRALSRGEHAARSVLDSYLLRAMALSGWAPGLSECARCGRAGPHDTFVAQQGGIVCGDCAPTGAARIDTATVSLLQSLMAGEWDRVDAAAPGSTAAASGLIAAYAQWHLERGIRSLSHVSSAPQEGAR, via the coding sequence GTGCCCACCTACCGCGACGAGGTCGTGGTCCTGCGAACCCACAAGCTGGGGGAAGCCGACAGGATCGTGACGATGCTGAGCCGTCGCCACGGCAAGCTCCGCGCGGTGGCCAAGGGCGTGCGCCGCACATCCTCGCGGTTCGGCGCGCGGCTCGAGCCGTTCATGGTCGCCGACGTGCAGCTCTACCGAGGACGATCGCTCGACATCGTGCAGCAGGCCGAATCGCTCGGCTCATACGGGGCCGACATCGCCGTGCACTACGACCGATACACCGCCGCGCACGCCATGGTCGAGGCCGCCGACAGACTCAACGAGGCCGAGGCGACACCGCAGCAGTACCTCCTCCTCGTCGGCGGACTGCGGGCCCTGTCGCGCGGAGAGCACGCCGCGCGCAGCGTGCTCGACTCGTATCTGCTGCGGGCGATGGCGCTGTCGGGCTGGGCTCCCGGTCTCTCGGAGTGCGCGCGCTGCGGACGCGCAGGCCCGCACGACACGTTCGTCGCGCAGCAGGGCGGCATCGTCTGCGGCGACTGCGCACCCACCGGTGCGGCACGCATCGACACCGCGACGGTCTCGCTGCTGCAGTCGCTCATGGCGGGGGAGTGGGACAGGGTGGATGCCGCGGCACCGGGCTCGACCGCGGCCGCCTCGGGCCTCATCGCCGCGTACGCCCAATGGCACCTCGAGCGCGGCATCCGCTCGCTCTCCCATGTCTCGTCCGCACCGCAGGAGGGCGCCCGGTGA